From the genome of Deltaproteobacteria bacterium, one region includes:
- a CDS encoding sugar ABC transporter substrate-binding protein, with protein sequence MKKRPISWMAGIAVGIALLVFAGGSFAAQQGKLRILFTQPYAPMIERMEYLIDEYEKLNPAVEIVMDKVPWGGSLAKITAMKAAGSAPDIIYVIPGQVWTLQREGWLMPVDDVIEKLGGDDYFLPLPGYVKVDNHYWAVPSGSMVIHLEYRKDLFERKGLKEPRTWDDLLAAAKALTEDLDGDGKIDRYGISLPLKREYCVGVFFMSFLWSNGGHVLDKNGRVVFNSPETVQTLKFFKELYKYAPPGVTDYSWLQLVETYSQDKVAMTMYSGMAPFAKAIRINPTVANGTAIAAVPTRLSSQKPKARWVNVEWAVLKDCRNPELAKDFLLFFHEPKRMTQWYLTTDQTYQVPGEKPVIADKDYWAGEQIVKYKPLIEKYIDLSKTAIDPVMEHPGILQPNTTIINQRLLITDCVQEVVLGKLSAEKAAAKAAKRMKRLVAKKK encoded by the coding sequence ATGAAGAAGCGACCGATCAGTTGGATGGCAGGTATCGCCGTGGGGATTGCCCTCCTGGTTTTCGCGGGAGGCAGCTTTGCCGCACAGCAGGGCAAGTTGCGGATACTCTTTACTCAGCCCTATGCACCGATGATAGAAAGGATGGAGTACCTCATCGATGAGTACGAGAAGCTGAACCCGGCAGTGGAGATCGTCATGGACAAGGTTCCCTGGGGCGGCTCTCTTGCCAAAATCACGGCCATGAAGGCGGCGGGCAGCGCGCCGGACATCATCTATGTCATCCCCGGCCAGGTCTGGACCCTTCAACGTGAGGGATGGCTCATGCCGGTTGACGACGTTATCGAGAAACTCGGCGGAGACGACTATTTTCTTCCCCTTCCAGGGTACGTCAAAGTCGACAACCACTACTGGGCCGTACCCTCCGGTTCCATGGTCATCCATCTCGAATACCGCAAGGACCTTTTCGAAAGAAAAGGCCTCAAAGAGCCTAGAACCTGGGATGATCTTCTTGCCGCGGCCAAGGCCCTGACCGAGGATCTGGATGGAGATGGAAAAATAGACCGGTACGGCATATCTCTGCCCCTCAAGAGGGAATACTGTGTGGGCGTCTTCTTCATGAGCTTCCTCTGGTCCAACGGAGGACACGTGTTGGACAAGAATGGCCGTGTGGTTTTCAACTCGCCGGAGACCGTCCAGACCTTGAAGTTCTTCAAGGAGCTTTACAAGTACGCGCCTCCGGGGGTGACCGATTACTCGTGGCTCCAACTGGTGGAGACTTACTCGCAGGATAAGGTCGCCATGACCATGTACTCCGGGATGGCTCCGTTTGCAAAGGCGATCCGCATCAACCCGACCGTGGCCAACGGGACGGCCATCGCAGCCGTTCCCACCCGCCTGTCGAGCCAGAAGCCCAAGGCCCGGTGGGTCAACGTCGAATGGGCGGTCCTGAAAGACTGCCGCAACCCGGAATTGGCAAAGGATTTCCTCTTGTTTTTCCATGAACCCAAGCGCATGACCCAGTGGTATCTGACCACGGACCAGACTTACCAGGTTCCGGGGGAAAAGCCGGTCATCGCGGACAAGGACTACTGGGCCGGTGAGCAGATCGTGAAGTACAAGCCTCTGATCGAGAAGTATATCGATCTCAGCAAGACGGCCATCGATCCGGTCATGGAACATCCGGGGATTCTCCAACCCAACACGACCATCATCAACCAGAGACTCCTGATTACGGATTGTGTTCAGGAAGTGGTGCTGGGGAAGCTCTCAGCCGAGAAAGCCGCTGCAAAGGCGGCCAAGCGGATGAAGAGGCTCGTGGCCAAGAAGAAGTAA
- a CDS encoding sugar ABC transporter permease, with translation MSVYGLSALELWFWTGIVRGRIFLIQRGAYSAPAGLATMDFALEKRQKLFSYSLLIPLFVMVAGIQLFPIIYAFVLSFTDRELFSTSWNFTGLLNYRYLVESEEFWESLINNIVYAGSCVVFQITVGLSTSLLLIRKFKGNYYFRAIVTFPYLVPTIVAVLIFKWMFNDVFGIVNRALVSMGILDQAVGWFDPDRAMFSVVLVSVWRFFPFTILLFVPALEAIPGELYEAARVDGASPVQQFFHITLPEIREVLFVVIILRGIWMFNNFNVIWLLTGGGPAGATQHLPILSYLQAFQEFDIGLGSATSVAGLLVLLVPMLIYLRSTKK, from the coding sequence ATGAGCGTCTACGGGCTTTCCGCTTTAGAGTTGTGGTTCTGGACCGGGATCGTTCGTGGGAGGATTTTCCTGATTCAGAGGGGGGCCTATTCTGCCCCCGCTGGACTCGCAACCATGGATTTTGCCCTCGAGAAGAGACAAAAGTTGTTCAGCTACTCCCTGCTGATCCCGCTGTTCGTCATGGTCGCCGGAATCCAGCTCTTTCCCATCATTTACGCCTTCGTGCTCAGCTTTACGGATCGGGAACTCTTCAGCACATCCTGGAATTTCACCGGCTTGCTGAACTACCGGTACCTGGTGGAAAGCGAGGAGTTCTGGGAGAGTCTGATCAACAACATCGTCTACGCTGGAAGCTGCGTCGTTTTTCAGATTACCGTGGGTCTTTCCACATCGCTTCTTCTGATCCGAAAATTCAAGGGGAATTACTATTTCCGGGCGATTGTCACCTTCCCCTATCTGGTCCCCACCATCGTCGCGGTCCTGATCTTCAAATGGATGTTCAATGATGTCTTCGGAATCGTCAACCGTGCACTCGTCTCTATGGGAATACTGGATCAAGCCGTTGGTTGGTTCGACCCTGACCGGGCCATGTTTTCGGTCGTCCTCGTCTCGGTGTGGCGGTTCTTCCCCTTTACAATCCTCCTCTTTGTTCCGGCACTCGAGGCGATTCCCGGGGAACTATATGAGGCAGCCAGGGTCGACGGTGCCTCACCGGTCCAGCAGTTCTTCCATATCACCCTGCCCGAGATCAGAGAAGTTCTCTTCGTGGTGATCATCCTCAGGGGGATCTGGATGTTCAACAACTTCAACGTCATCTGGCTGCTCACAGGCGGAGGTCCTGCTGGGGCTACCCAACACCTCCCTATCCTGAGCTACCTCCAGGCGTTTCAGGAATTCGACATCGGACTGGGATCGGCCACCTCGGTCGCCGGACTCCTGGTGCTGCTGGTGCCCATGCTCATCTACCTGAGGTCGACCAAGAAATGA
- a CDS encoding carbohydrate ABC transporter permease yields MITAETRKRIQIVGTIATLLLPTTFVAFPYLWMALSSFSPDKDLFSDRILPASLTLAHYRELFERTNFAEQFLNSVIVAVIATAICLTISTLAGYSLSRFRHRWSFERVMLIIYTIPPVLLVIPILLVFSRIRLTSTYVGLALGHSTFMLPFATLILSAYFNNIPTTLDEAALVDGTGRLGALLRIVLPLALPGIAATGIVIFAFSWNDYVFAFTLIAVKKMQTLPLGVQELAEGQTLQWGMLMSSAVLITAPMLLFFLLIQRKLLAGFIFAVTGEK; encoded by the coding sequence ATGATCACCGCCGAGACCAGAAAGCGAATCCAGATAGTAGGAACAATCGCGACCCTGCTCCTTCCCACCACCTTCGTTGCCTTCCCCTACCTCTGGATGGCCCTCTCATCGTTCAGCCCGGACAAGGATCTGTTCAGTGACCGGATTCTCCCGGCTTCCCTTACCCTCGCCCATTACCGGGAGCTCTTTGAAAGGACCAATTTCGCCGAGCAGTTCCTCAACAGCGTCATCGTGGCTGTCATCGCCACTGCCATCTGCCTGACGATTTCGACCCTGGCGGGGTACAGCCTCTCCAGGTTCCGCCACCGATGGAGCTTCGAACGGGTCATGCTGATCATCTATACGATTCCGCCGGTTCTGCTGGTGATCCCCATTCTTCTGGTTTTCAGCCGGATTCGATTGACCAGTACGTACGTCGGCTTGGCCCTGGGGCACTCGACCTTTATGCTGCCCTTTGCCACCCTGATTCTGTCAGCCTATTTCAACAACATACCCACCACCCTCGACGAAGCAGCTCTGGTGGATGGGACGGGCCGCCTGGGAGCACTTCTCCGGATCGTTCTGCCGCTGGCATTGCCCGGGATCGCCGCGACGGGTATCGTCATCTTCGCCTTTTCATGGAATGACTACGTCTTCGCCTTCACCCTGATCGCGGTCAAGAAGATGCAGACCCTTCCGCTGGGGGTACAGGAACTGGCAGAGGGGCAGACCCTCCAGTGGGGTATGCTCATGTCTTCGGCCGTACTGATCACAGCCCCCATGTTGCTCTTCTTCCTCCTCATCCAGAGAAAGCTTCTGGCAGGTTTCATCTTCGCCGTGACAGGGGAGAAGTAA
- a CDS encoding hydantoinase B/oxoprolinase family protein, which produces MRNAFQSVAEEMGAALIRTALSTNIKDRRDCSTAIYTDRGDLVAQAEHIPLHLGLMVSVVKKTLERFPVERLNPGDAIITNDPYISGSHLPDICMITPVFVEGRCVALLANLAHHVDIGGISPGGMPTISTEIFQEGLRIPPVRLRKGGEIDDQIMALIMNNVRTSYETYGDFQAQLAANNVGERRLREIISRYGEPMVGFYMEEIINYSERRMRARIRELPKGVFCFEDFLEGDGLSEGLLKIAVTLTIEDDRILVDFTGTDRQARGSVNSTRAVTLACVYFALKSAIDPDLPSSEGASRPVEVVTPPGTLVNPEFPAPVSNANINTSQRIADVVLGALSKAIPGQVPAASTGSMSIFTIGGVDPRTGEYYSYVETYGGGQGAMEDQDGMDGVHTNMTNTRNAPAEVIEIAYPLRVERYGLVPDSEGPGRSRGGLGMTREITVLDHKAMITLGTERRNIRPWGLMGGKGGGSSDCWIVSPSGQKRQLPSKVTIQVEPGTRIVLRTAGGGGFGDPLERDPARVVRDVEEGLIGADRAEAEYGVVFEGKRGSLDEAATVALRSKGKDSKGRKRELR; this is translated from the coding sequence ATGAGAAACGCCTTCCAGTCGGTGGCCGAGGAGATGGGTGCGGCTTTGATCAGGACGGCTCTCTCGACCAACATCAAAGACCGGAGAGACTGTTCCACGGCCATCTATACGGATCGGGGAGATCTTGTGGCGCAGGCCGAACACATTCCGCTACATCTGGGTCTGATGGTATCGGTCGTGAAGAAGACCCTGGAACGATTCCCCGTCGAGCGTCTCAATCCAGGCGACGCCATCATCACCAACGATCCCTATATCAGCGGATCTCACCTGCCTGATATCTGCATGATCACGCCGGTCTTTGTCGAGGGGCGGTGTGTGGCCCTGCTGGCAAACCTGGCTCACCACGTGGATATCGGCGGGATCTCACCCGGAGGGATGCCCACTATTTCGACCGAGATCTTTCAGGAAGGGCTTCGGATTCCACCTGTAAGGCTCCGGAAAGGGGGAGAGATCGATGACCAGATCATGGCCTTGATCATGAACAACGTGAGAACGAGCTACGAAACCTATGGAGACTTTCAGGCCCAGCTCGCGGCAAACAACGTGGGGGAAAGGCGGCTCAGGGAGATCATATCCAGGTATGGAGAGCCCATGGTCGGCTTCTACATGGAGGAGATCATCAACTACTCGGAGCGGAGGATGCGGGCCCGGATCCGGGAACTCCCCAAGGGGGTCTTTTGCTTCGAGGATTTCCTCGAAGGAGACGGGCTTTCTGAGGGCCTGCTCAAGATCGCCGTGACTCTCACCATCGAGGACGACCGGATCTTGGTCGATTTCACCGGAACCGACCGGCAGGCTCGGGGCTCGGTCAATTCGACCCGGGCCGTCACCCTGGCCTGTGTCTATTTTGCCTTGAAATCCGCCATCGATCCAGACCTCCCTTCGAGTGAAGGGGCGTCGCGCCCCGTGGAAGTGGTCACTCCTCCGGGAACCCTCGTCAATCCCGAGTTTCCGGCCCCGGTCTCCAACGCCAACATCAATACCTCCCAGCGCATAGCGGATGTTGTGCTGGGGGCCCTGTCCAAGGCCATTCCCGGTCAGGTGCCTGCCGCCTCGACGGGGAGCATGAGTATCTTTACGATCGGGGGTGTGGATCCGAGAACCGGGGAGTACTATTCCTACGTCGAGACATACGGCGGAGGCCAGGGTGCCATGGAGGACCAGGACGGGATGGATGGTGTACACACCAATATGACCAATACGCGGAACGCCCCTGCCGAGGTGATAGAGATAGCCTACCCTCTCCGGGTCGAGCGGTACGGTCTTGTCCCTGATTCAGAGGGGCCCGGAAGATCGCGGGGAGGACTGGGGATGACCAGGGAGATCACGGTTCTCGACCACAAGGCCATGATCACCCTCGGAACCGAGAGGCGCAATATCCGCCCCTGGGGGCTTATGGGAGGCAAGGGTGGGGGGAGTTCGGATTGTTGGATCGTGTCACCTAGTGGACAGAAGAGGCAGCTTCCGAGCAAGGTGACGATCCAGGTGGAACCAGGGACTCGCATCGTCCTGAGAACCGCAGGGGGCGGCGGATTCGGCGATCCTCTGGAGAGGGATCCGGCAAGGGTGGTCCGTGACGTTGAGGAGGGGCTGATCGGTGCGGACCGGGCCGAGGCCGAATACGGGGTGGTCTTCGAGGGCAAAAGGGGCTCCCTCGACGAGGCGGCAACGGTCGCTCTCAGATCCAAAGGGAAAGATTCCAAAGGGCGAAAGAGAGAGCTTCGCTGA
- a CDS encoding hydantoinase/oxoprolinase family protein translates to MENTYRMGVDTGGTFTDLCVLDESSGRLAVTKVPSTPSNPALAVIAGIKKLIQSEGILPQRTRFLIHGTTVATNALLEHKGAKTALITTEGFEDVLHIGRQNRPKLYDFRARRPEPIVPRNLRYGVAERILYTGEVLRPLDESGAAATVKEIKEKGVESVAVSLIHSYANPIHENTIKSIIARHFPEAYVTVSAEVLPEFREYERTSTICINAYVMPKVNDYVADLERQLRRMDIASDLYIMQSNGGVITAKTARRMSARTVLSGPAGGALTGVFISRSVGRPKVITIDMGGTSSDICLIEGGRPRLTTESDIGGYPIKLPMIDINTIGAGGGSIAWIDAGGGLQVGPRSAGADPGPVCYGRGGMEPTVTDANAVLGRINPSYLLGGEMELHLDEAREVLEEKIARPLGMGLQEAAEGIISVVNANMIRGIRRVSVEKGYDPREFTLVPFGGAGPMHGVELARALNMKEVVIPAYPGIASAFGMLSADVRHDFVQTHICRTEAVDVGLLVSIFKEMEGRALEQLKREGFSGSSVLLMRSADMRYVRQAYELSVPVKGGSLGPRDVSRVVERFHGLHEKAYGYARRRESVEFVNLRVVALGKLPELCLTERTPPLRETAAPVDRRDVFFEGAAVETPVYLRDDLVQGQEISGPAVIEQMDSTILVPPQYQAVADRYGNLSIRMRGDK, encoded by the coding sequence ATGGAGAATACCTATCGCATGGGAGTCGATACGGGAGGGACATTCACCGATCTCTGTGTTCTTGACGAATCGTCCGGCCGTCTGGCCGTGACCAAGGTCCCCTCCACCCCTTCCAATCCGGCCCTGGCCGTGATTGCAGGAATAAAGAAGCTCATCCAATCGGAAGGCATACTCCCCCAGAGAACCCGATTCCTCATCCATGGAACCACCGTCGCCACCAATGCCCTACTGGAGCACAAGGGCGCCAAGACCGCCCTGATAACTACGGAGGGCTTTGAGGACGTGCTCCATATCGGACGGCAGAACAGGCCCAAGCTCTATGACTTCCGGGCCAGACGACCCGAGCCGATCGTACCGAGAAACCTCCGGTACGGGGTGGCCGAAAGAATCCTCTATACCGGGGAAGTGCTGAGGCCTCTCGATGAATCAGGGGCGGCTGCAACCGTCAAGGAGATCAAAGAGAAGGGGGTCGAGTCGGTGGCCGTCTCATTGATCCACTCCTATGCCAACCCTATCCATGAAAACACGATCAAGTCGATCATTGCGAGGCATTTCCCGGAAGCCTACGTGACGGTTTCTGCCGAGGTGCTTCCTGAATTCCGCGAATACGAGAGAACGAGCACGATCTGCATCAATGCCTATGTGATGCCGAAGGTGAACGACTATGTGGCCGACCTGGAGAGACAGTTGAGGAGAATGGATATCGCCTCGGATCTCTACATCATGCAGTCCAACGGGGGAGTTATCACGGCAAAGACCGCACGCCGGATGAGTGCGAGAACGGTTCTTTCCGGTCCGGCTGGCGGTGCCCTGACAGGGGTCTTCATCTCCCGTTCGGTGGGGAGGCCGAAGGTGATCACCATAGACATGGGCGGGACGAGTTCGGACATCTGTCTCATCGAGGGGGGGAGACCACGACTGACCACGGAGAGCGACATCGGCGGTTACCCCATCAAGCTCCCCATGATCGATATCAACACCATCGGGGCCGGTGGAGGTAGCATCGCCTGGATCGATGCGGGAGGCGGCCTCCAGGTGGGACCCCGGAGTGCAGGGGCCGACCCTGGGCCGGTCTGTTACGGGCGCGGGGGGATGGAGCCCACCGTGACCGATGCCAATGCCGTCCTGGGCAGGATCAACCCGTCCTATCTCCTCGGGGGAGAGATGGAGCTCCATCTGGATGAAGCGAGGGAGGTTCTGGAAGAGAAGATAGCCCGGCCTCTGGGTATGGGGCTCCAGGAGGCGGCAGAGGGGATCATCTCGGTTGTCAATGCCAATATGATCCGGGGTATCCGCCGGGTCTCGGTGGAAAAGGGCTATGACCCGAGAGAATTCACCCTGGTGCCCTTTGGCGGGGCGGGCCCGATGCACGGCGTGGAACTCGCCCGTGCCCTGAACATGAAGGAGGTGGTGATTCCGGCTTATCCGGGCATCGCCTCGGCCTTCGGCATGCTTTCGGCAGATGTGCGCCATGATTTCGTGCAGACCCATATCTGCAGAACCGAAGCCGTGGACGTGGGCCTCCTTGTTTCGATTTTCAAGGAGATGGAGGGTCGGGCTCTGGAGCAACTGAAGCGGGAGGGATTCTCGGGCTCGTCGGTCCTCTTGATGCGATCGGCCGATATGAGGTATGTCCGCCAAGCCTACGAACTCTCGGTGCCCGTAAAGGGCGGGTCCCTTGGTCCGCGTGACGTTTCAAGGGTGGTGGAGAGGTTTCACGGCCTCCATGAAAAAGCCTACGGGTACGCCCGGAGGAGGGAGTCGGTCGAGTTTGTGAACCTGAGAGTCGTGGCACTGGGCAAACTCCCCGAGCTCTGCCTGACCGAGAGAACACCGCCTCTGCGAGAGACGGCCGCCCCTGTTGACCGGCGGGATGTCTTTTTCGAAGGGGCGGCGGTGGAGACGCCTGTCTACCTCCGGGACGACCTCGTCCAGGGGCAGGAGATCTCAGGTCCTGCGGTTATCGAACAGATGGATTCCACAATCCTCGTACCGCCGCAGTACCAGGCCGTGGCAGATCGTTACGGCAACCTCTCCATAAGAATGCGAGGCGACAAGTGA
- a CDS encoding trimethylamine methyltransferase family protein: protein MFKRGRLGGLEGGLYRPLCESDMRHIHQTVMRIFDEVGIQVSTRRGFDLFKGKGARVSEEKGIVFIPPAMFEDLIDLAPSEIVLYGREEKNNIYLAGRRVHFGSGGTALNILDLETGEKRPSTLEDVRNVSRLLDRLENVHFEVIPVYPNDLPTEQVDVNRFFAALQNTTKHVMGGTYTLEGTRKVIRMGEILAGSAEKLRREPFVSLITCVVSPLRIDETYGDFLMTVAEAGIPLAIPAEPIAGATAPVTIAGTVTNLCCETLAGIFLAQLVRPGTPCLFGSVGTGADMKSMGYVSGSVEEGLINAAAAQMAQFYGLPFYATAGQSDSKCLDTQAGWEGAITNLLVAMAGANFIHDAVGLLEFCMTASYEKYVVDNEILGEVMRVLKGIEVTPETLAFEVTRAVGPGGNYLSEDHTCQYMRQEHFLPSVADRNDRDTWIKTGRKDTFRRAHELATEILRTHHAEPLDSRKVEMIRETFKEVV, encoded by the coding sequence ATGTTCAAGAGAGGGAGACTCGGGGGACTCGAAGGCGGCCTCTACCGCCCGCTGTGTGAATCGGACATGAGGCATATCCACCAGACGGTAATGCGTATCTTTGACGAGGTGGGTATTCAGGTATCCACCAGGAGGGGGTTTGACCTCTTCAAGGGGAAAGGGGCAAGGGTCTCAGAGGAAAAGGGAATAGTCTTCATCCCGCCTGCCATGTTCGAAGACCTCATCGACCTCGCCCCATCAGAGATCGTGCTTTACGGAAGGGAGGAGAAGAACAATATCTATCTCGCAGGGAGGCGTGTTCATTTCGGCAGCGGGGGAACCGCCCTCAACATTCTGGATCTGGAGACAGGGGAGAAGCGACCCTCGACCCTCGAGGATGTTCGGAACGTCTCGAGACTGCTCGACAGACTCGAGAACGTCCACTTCGAGGTGATCCCTGTCTATCCCAACGACCTTCCCACCGAACAGGTGGATGTCAACCGGTTCTTTGCCGCCCTTCAGAACACGACCAAGCATGTCATGGGAGGGACGTATACCCTGGAAGGAACGAGAAAGGTGATCCGCATGGGCGAGATCCTTGCCGGGAGCGCCGAAAAACTGCGACGGGAGCCTTTTGTTTCGCTCATCACGTGCGTGGTGAGCCCCCTGAGGATCGACGAAACCTACGGGGACTTCCTGATGACGGTTGCCGAGGCGGGAATTCCCCTGGCGATTCCCGCCGAGCCCATTGCAGGGGCCACGGCTCCGGTGACCATCGCGGGAACCGTGACCAATCTGTGCTGTGAGACCCTGGCAGGGATCTTCCTCGCCCAACTGGTCAGGCCCGGCACACCCTGCCTCTTCGGTTCGGTGGGCACAGGGGCGGACATGAAGTCCATGGGCTACGTGTCCGGTTCCGTGGAAGAGGGGCTGATCAACGCGGCGGCTGCTCAGATGGCCCAGTTCTACGGACTGCCCTTTTATGCCACGGCAGGTCAATCCGACTCCAAGTGCCTCGACACCCAGGCAGGATGGGAAGGCGCCATTACAAACCTGCTGGTCGCCATGGCGGGTGCCAACTTCATCCACGATGCCGTGGGACTTCTCGAGTTCTGCATGACAGCCTCCTATGAAAAATACGTCGTGGATAACGAGATCCTCGGTGAGGTCATGAGGGTGCTCAAGGGGATCGAGGTGACTCCGGAGACACTCGCCTTTGAGGTGACCCGGGCCGTGGGCCCGGGAGGGAATTATCTCAGCGAGGACCACACCTGCCAGTACATGCGGCAGGAGCACTTCCTTCCCTCGGTGGCCGATCGCAACGACAGAGACACCTGGATAAAGACGGGAAGAAAAGACACGTTTCGGCGAGCCCATGAGCTCGCCACGGAGATTCTCAGAACCCATCACGCCGAGCCACTCGACTCCAGGAAGGTCGAGATGATAAGAGAAACCTTCAAGGAGGTGGTATAG
- the thpR gene encoding RNA 2',3'-cyclic phosphodiesterase, whose protein sequence is MAKIRAFLAAELPRAMVSRIASLQERLRSCGADVRWVKPERIHLTLKFFGNIEEEQREVIAAIMEEAASRIGAFSLSVRDLGAFPSPRNPRVIWLGLHGWEENLLPLQRDIESRLQSAGFPPEDRPYRPHLTLGRVKSLKGKEGLVDLMEREREVNLGPMVIDRIVLFRSDLRPTGPVYTPLTVREFSGG, encoded by the coding sequence ATGGCAAAAATCCGTGCCTTTTTGGCCGCCGAGCTTCCGCGGGCCATGGTTTCGAGAATCGCGAGTCTCCAGGAACGCCTTCGTTCCTGCGGTGCCGACGTGCGATGGGTAAAGCCCGAACGGATCCATCTTACCTTGAAGTTCTTCGGCAACATAGAGGAGGAGCAGAGAGAGGTTATTGCCGCTATCATGGAAGAAGCCGCTTCTCGAATAGGCGCTTTCTCGCTCTCCGTCAGAGATCTCGGAGCCTTTCCGTCGCCCAGGAACCCAAGGGTAATCTGGCTCGGACTCCACGGGTGGGAAGAGAACCTCCTTCCCCTCCAGCGGGATATCGAGTCGAGGCTTCAGAGTGCCGGCTTTCCCCCTGAGGACAGGCCCTACAGACCTCATCTCACCCTCGGCAGGGTCAAATCGCTAAAGGGAAAGGAGGGTTTGGTCGATCTTATGGAGAGAGAACGGGAGGTCAATTTAGGCCCCATGGTTATTGACCGGATCGTCCTCTTCAGAAGCGATCTGAGACCCACTGGCCCCGTATATACCCCCCTTACAGTCAGGGAATTTTCGGGAGGCTAG
- the recA gene encoding recombinase RecA: protein MEETKREKAVDLAVSQIERQYGKGAIMKLGGEAPLPDVQTISTGSLALDMALGVGGLPRGRVVEIYGPEASGKTTLALHAVAEAQKAGGIAAFIDAEHALDVHYAKRLGVKTDDLLISQPDTGEQALEITDILVRSGAIDMIVIDSVAALVPRAEIEGEMGDSHMGLQARLMSQALRKLTATISKSMTIVIFINQIRMKIGVMFGNPETTTGGNALKFYSSVRLDIRRIASIKQGQEVIGSRTRVRVVKNKVAPPFKEVEFDIIYGHGISREGDVLDLAVDAGIVEKTGTWYSFKDQRIGQGRENTKAFLRENTDILRSIEEEVLRRFGQKREGETEES from the coding sequence ATGGAAGAGACAAAGAGGGAAAAGGCCGTTGATCTGGCCGTTTCTCAGATCGAAAGGCAGTACGGAAAAGGGGCCATCATGAAACTCGGAGGCGAAGCCCCTCTGCCCGATGTCCAGACTATTTCGACGGGATCTCTCGCACTGGACATGGCCCTAGGGGTGGGCGGCCTCCCCCGGGGAAGGGTGGTCGAAATCTACGGCCCGGAAGCCTCGGGAAAGACGACCCTTGCCCTTCACGCTGTCGCAGAGGCACAGAAAGCCGGTGGGATAGCGGCTTTTATCGACGCCGAGCACGCCCTGGATGTTCACTACGCAAAACGACTGGGCGTCAAAACCGACGACCTCCTTATCTCGCAACCCGATACCGGTGAGCAGGCCCTGGAAATCACCGATATCCTGGTCCGCAGCGGGGCCATCGACATGATCGTCATCGACTCGGTTGCGGCTCTGGTTCCTCGAGCCGAAATCGAGGGAGAAATGGGAGACAGCCACATGGGGCTCCAGGCGAGGCTCATGTCCCAGGCCCTCCGGAAACTCACGGCCACAATAAGCAAGTCCATGACGATCGTGATCTTTATCAATCAGATCCGTATGAAGATCGGGGTAATGTTCGGCAATCCGGAAACCACGACAGGGGGGAATGCCCTCAAGTTCTATTCCTCAGTGCGCCTGGACATCCGCCGCATAGCCTCGATCAAGCAGGGCCAGGAGGTGATCGGCAGCCGGACCCGTGTGAGGGTCGTGAAAAACAAGGTGGCACCGCCTTTCAAGGAGGTCGAGTTCGACATCATTTACGGGCATGGAATCTCACGGGAGGGCGACGTCCTGGACCTCGCCGTGGATGCGGGAATCGTGGAAAAAACCGGAACGTGGTACTCTTTCAAGGATCAGAGAATCGGCCAAGGCCGGGAGAATACCAAGGCCTTCCTCCGGGAGAACACCGACATCCTGAGGAGCATAGAGGAGGAGGTCCTCCGGCGGTTCGGCCAGAAAAGAGAGGGAGAGACAGAGGAGTCGTGA